A single window of Plasmodium reichenowi strain SY57 chromosome 14, whole genome shotgun sequence DNA harbors:
- a CDS encoding derlin-1, putative: protein MVQLSDVLGNVPLITRLYLILSFALMVLCSLDIISPLSLYLNWNLVLREHQYWRLITCFLYFGSFGIHFFWDVYVLIYYCSSLEEVTFRNNSADFLWMIILSCCMLLGVSYMFGGVYFYSSCIINVITYIWSKNNSTTRLTILFFTIRASYLPWALTLLSLIVDYNSNDNFFGILVGHIYFFFTSIFPHMPIAKNTNIFKTPRVLKWLLKEDSS from the exons atggttCAGTTAAGTGATGTATTAGGTAATGTACCATTAATAACTAGATTATATCTAATCCTTTCTTTTGCTTTAATGGTATTATGTTCCCTTGATATAATTTCTCCATTAAGTTTATATCTCAATTGGAATTTAGTATTAAGAGAACATCAG tatTGGAGGCTTATCACgtgttttttatattttggGTCCTTTGGTATACATTTTTTCTGGGATGTTTACGTCTT aatatattattgtagCTCGTTAGAAGAGGTAACTTTCAGAAACAATTCTGCTGACTTTTTGTGGATGATTATTTTATCTTGTTGTATGCTATTA GGGGTATCATACATGTTTGGAggtgtatatttttatagtagttgtataataaatgttatCACTTACATATGGAGTAAAAACAATTCTACAACAAGATTAACAATACTTTTCTTTACAATTAGAGCCTCTTATTTACCATG GGCTTTAACTCTCTTATCATTAATTGTAGATTATAATTCgaatgataatttttttggAATACTTGTTGGACACATTTACTTTTTCTTTACGAGTATCTTCCCACATATGCCCATTGCAAAAAATACGAACATTTTTAAGACCCCAAGAGTATT GAAGTGGTTGTTAAAAGAGGATTCGTCATAA
- a CDS encoding aminophospholipid transporter, putative — MMLNNNITTLALNIPKDKKKKCYNFFIKKVKVLLFYIKKRIIDISCYLKSYSSKNRYPFYDDPYDYEEKYEKGRNVYVYALLYPIINSLYYIINLLYTISFKYFLYVFFNAIRKRKGSKLNDNINRIKLERNKTLLKNYDRCIFLTNEMNNCISHKQIIEICKNFINNVIYHVDNLEFDNNDKDKIYKCLNNCENINRMKEIFIKKMKHLYNFDFENALYISDESLIKRKLHFKNTYESNPFSFYKNKQKKGKYEKKLDLINIYDELYLHAYIIRNNMNIKNSKNFINNVYNKNILSILINIFFKNCTNSIFVIFLIASIFQQIRIIKTSHYIYFVQIFYFLFICCILRDICIIKKKREHIKQIKMKTYKRLTPLGLIDVLYCDIKVGDILYIPQFEVIPADIILLKNCTDDDILISSKNHDGYKDLKIKKCVKVTNILANIYDIFLMKIKILVEKPHCHFDRMKGLLFFLNCSEVTNTIVNDITTLENIYFGKSNIYNMRNKDINKDNISICQFSFIYIIRDTYIELSYNFLKYLFARCILSSNNRVEENKANKMLSCSSHFFLNNAKDISTRQLHNNININININSFCFKRHEKSIHPSSDSCSYSSDIYLCMNKIDSYPIFHNLKDENINSKYDVIKHDGNNKKVETIKSDYISEEYNNRFATYYDDIFNLKEKINNKLFRKYKESINIDNVIWDECTLIQSSIYGLVIYTGIDKKSNIINQNNKIKEKRKSDILFYNDVNYKMKILLLTVICINCILSINEQNILDQNIFLIYIKYFFLLLFHLPNINCCYIFIIHKLYSFILWTNNNNKKIIINTNTNTNTNTNTNTYTNTNIYTNTNIYTHTNTNIYTHTNTNIYTHTNTNIYSHTNEYKKDYHFNNYIIYNYNIMKSLYNTQYILYDKIGTLTKDNLLKIHKFDFIFDEFLIDTYSALFFQTFFKIVDFKKFFSNYINDYNDKEINKMILDNIDKTYDTYNIIKDTSKVYKNIFNKILSYSSSEIKKIFLTFLCILFCNDIIITKVKRLKKEEKIKEKDIYNIKDKHIYNMKHKILFSTKEEETLFLNFLRFLGMQLYYKNDYMFLLCIKNNISLKRCGHISKEKVKKRYRKRNNILKKQVNKVKHGNIDLQQIYGFEKNKNCGKKWSVKKNIFFSNSLKKDHIFNYSYAESQRSINIIKKNKGIKNKHPDKIYDNFRNNHKNEYNSTSQSDNCCNDDDDEYTSNNCSDSNTSGCPDFKGIKRNHHYVHCDNKRELKEKNVYQNEYKRKQTECAFQILDIFQSRKPYKLISILMLYNNQIYYLLKTYDEYTIYMLGDQESNENKKEKIIKSVQYLLKNGFGILLFAYKVVPNNEYEIYKKNCTKENKKNYFQNVFNRNVTILGIFSFKEEIKNGSKQIINLFKEAGIKTWILSSDKKRNLLSICKSVDLIKEGTTTCYLNKNKLIRLYKKGNTPTTTTTTTTTTTTTINNNNNSNNNNNNNNNNNNNNNNNNNNSNNNSNNNNILFDCYKNENVVETYINTSYNNKITSIDMCKQKCCNDTCLILNNTNIKLEDMNSTLLLSNNRMNISKEITYCYKNVNTCNVNKFPQRLKNNDICIKNIDNKMVHMEEENCERSLIYNNYNSFNKNVCIHQNILRYITIRGKGSHDARNELDISYILKKDKKACYILKCMLYYNFDENYKGNSKVHNYYSKENINNDLMKLNDIKSVVYIISGDIVEYYLKYDEINFINVLKNSKLVIFYKCNSIVKGKIVRALKKYSKDNICSVGNNIKDISMFKESDICIFIDNNNNNNNNNDSNYNVCKLYADVVLKNFDELGNFFFIYGKKIYINFILLIKGIYYRGMSLLFLQFYFSYFFKCKICIFSNTFLLIHFVLFLMMTSICIICSIKYNDKYDDILYDTNKNVLNKNFLFKNLLKIDNSTLISFYKTLLFCLNESCLIFILSYYYFLNINYEINTLTTLFITHIFKSLFLFIETYNYLIIFIIIHLLFIIIYICILLLLHKYHFIYFNITIEIIKNNLIVNSIINFPSCMYYIYIKTKKKYNNINMKKKIHIK, encoded by the exons ATGATGTTGAATAATAACATAACAACGTTAGCTTTAAACATACcaaaagataaaaaaaaaaaatgctataactttttcataaaaaaagtgaaagttttgttattttatataaaaaaaagaattattgatatatcatgttatttaaaaagttATAGCTCTAAAAATCGTTATCCCTTTTACGACGATCCATATGATTATGAGGagaaatatgaaaaaggaaggaatgtatatgtatatgcattattatatcctataataaatagtttatattatattataaatcTATTGTATACAatatcatttaaatattttttatatgttttctTTAATGCTATTAGAAAAAGGAAAGGGAGCAAATtgaatgataatattaatagaaTAAAATTAGAAAGGAATAAAACActtttgaaaaattatgatcgttgtatatttttaacaaaTGAAATGAATAATTGTATATCTCACAAACAAATTATAGAAATTTGTAAGAATTTTATAAACAATGTAATATATCATGTAGATAATTTAGAatttgataataatgataaggataaaatttataagtgtttaaataattgtgagaatataaatagaatgaaagaaattttcataaaaaaaatgaagcatttatataattttgattTTGAAAATGCTCTATATATAAGTGACGAAtcattaataaaaagaaaattacattttaaaaatacatatgaaagtaatcctttttctttttataaaaataaacaaaaaaaaggaaaatatgaaaaaaaattggatcttataaatatatatgatgaacTATATCTTCATGCATATATTATCagaaataatatgaatataaaaaatagcaagaattttattaataatgtgtataataaaaatatcctttctatattaattaatatattctttaaaaaCTGTACAAATAGtatatttgtaatttttttaatagcATCTATATTTCAACAAATACGAATAATTAAAACTAgtcattatatatattttgtgcaaatcttttattttttatttatatgttgtATATTAAGagatatatgtattattaaaaagaagaGAGAACATATCAAAcagataaaaatgaaaacatACAAACGACTCACACCTTTGGGGTTAATAGATGTCCTTTATTGTGATATTAAG GTCGGAGACATTTTGTATATACCCCAATTTGAGGTAATACCAGCTGATATAATTTTACTAAAAAATTGTACGgatgatgatatattaatttcGTCAAAAAATCATGATGGATATAAagatttaaaaataaagaaatgtGTAAAGGTAACTAATATATTAGCAAATATTTATgacatatttttaatgaaaataaaaattcttGTTGAAAAACCTCATTGCCATTTTGATCGAATGAAAGGATTATTATTCTTCTTAAACTGTAGTGAGGTTACTAACACAATTGTAAATGATATAACAActttagaaaatatatattttggaaaatcaaatatatataatatgaggaataaagatattaatAAGGATAATATCTCAATATGTCAATTtagttttatatatatcatacGAGATACGTATATTGAATTatcttataattttcttaaatatttatttgcTAGGTGCATACTTTCTTCAAATAACAGAGTGGAGGAAAATAAAGCAAATAAAATGTTGAGTTGTAGTagtcatttttttttgaataatgCAAAGGATATTTCAACAAGACAGcttcataataatattaatattaatattaatattaatagtttttgttttaaaagACATGAAAAAAGTATTCATCCTAGCAGTGATAGTTGTAGTTATAGTagtgatatatatttatgtatgaataaaatagaTTCGTATCCTATATTTCACAATTTGAAggatgaaaatataaatagtaAATATGATGTTATAAAACATGAcggaaataataaaaaagtagAAACAATTAAGTCAGATTATATATCAGAAGagtataataatagatTTGCTActtattatgatgatatttttaatttaaaagaaaaaataaataataaattatttagaaaatataagGAGTCCataaatattgataatGTAATATGGGATGAATGTACGCTTATTCAAAGTTCGATTTATGGTTTAGTTATATATACAGGTATAGATAAAAAGtctaatattataaatcaaaataataaaataaaagaaaagagaaaaagcgatattttattttataatgatgttaattataaaatgaaaatattattacttacagttatatgtattaattgTATTCTTTCtataaatgaacaaaatatattagaccaaaatatatttcttatatatataaaatatttctttttattattatttcatttaccaaatattaattgttgttatatatttattattcataagttatattcatttatattatggactaataataataataaaaaaataataataaatacaaatacaaatacaaatactaatacaaatacaaatacatatactaatacaaatatatatactaatacaaatatatatacacatactaatacaaatatatatacacatactaatacaaatatatatacacatactaatacaaatatatattcacaTACAAATGAATACAAAAAGGattatcattttaataattatataatatataactataatataatgaaatcATTGTATAACAcacaatatattttatacgATAAAATTGGTACTTTAACAAAAGATAATCTTCTTAAAATACACAAGTttgattttatatttgatGAATTTTTAATAGATACATATAGCGCTCTCTTCTTTCAAACCTTCTTCAAAATTGTAGATTTCAAAAAATTCTTTTCCAACtatataaatgattataatgataaggagatcaataaaatgatattagataatattgataaaaCCTATGAtacttataatattataaaagataCTTCTaaagtatataaaaacatttttaataaaatattaagtTATAGTTCTAGTgaaatcaaaaaaatattcttaacatttttatgtatattattttgtaatgatattataataacaaaagTGAAACgtttaaaaaaagaggagaaaataaaagaaaaggacatatataatattaaagataaacatatatataatatgaagcataaaatattattttcaacaaaagaagaagaaacTTTATTCTTGAATTTTTTAAGGTTTTTAGGAATGCagttatattataaaaatgattatatgtttctcctttgtataaaaaataatatatctttaaaGAGGTGTGGACACATTTCAAAAGAgaaagtaaaaaaaagatatagaaaaagaaacaatatattaaagaaaCAGGTCAATAAGGTAAAGCACGGAAATATTGATTTACAACAAATTTATGGATttgaaaagaataaaaattgtGGTAAAAAATGGAgtgttaaaaaaaatatattctttagtaattctttaaaaaaggatcatatttttaattactCATATGCCGAGAGTCAAAGaagtataaatattataaaaaaaaataaaggaataaaaaataagcATCCCGATAAAATTTATGATAATTTCAGaaataatcataaaaatgaatataattcTACTAGTCAAAGTGATAACTGTTGcaatgatgatgatgatgaatATACGTCTAATAATTGTAGTGATAGTAATACTTCAGGATGTCCAGATTTTAAAGGAATAAAAAGGAATCATCACTATGTTCATTGTGACAATAAAAGagaattaaaagaaaaaaatgtttatcAAAATGAATACAAGAGAAAACAAACAGAATGTGCTTTTCAAATATTAGACATTTTTCAATCAAGAAAACCATATAAACTTATATCTATTttaatgttatataataatcaaatatattatttattgaaaacatatgatgaatatactatttatatgttaGGTGATCAAGAAAGTAATGAAAACAAGAAAGAGAAAATCATAAAATCTGTTCagtatttattaaaaaatggatttggtatattattatttgcTTATAAAGTTGTTCcaaataatgaatatgaaatatataaaaagaattgtacaaaggaaaataaaaaaaattatttccAAAATGTATTTAATAGGAATGTTACTATATTAGGTATTTTTTCCTTCaaagaagaaattaaaaatggTTCAAAGCAAATTATAAATCTTTTTAAAGAAGCTGGTATAAAAACATGGATTTTATCTAGTgacaaaaaaagaaatctTCTATCCATTTGTAAATCCGTAgatttaataaaagaagGTACTACCACTTGTTatttgaataaaaataaattaataagattatataaaaagggTAATACAcctactactactactactactactactactacgactactactattaataataataataatagtaataataataataataataataataataataataataataataataataataataataatagtaataataatagtaataataataatatattgtttgATTGTtacaaaaatgaaaatgtgGTTGAAacttatataaatacatcatacaataataaaataacaagCATAGATATGTGTAAACAAAAATGTTGTAATGATACTTGTCTTATATTGAATAATACTAATATCAAATTAGAAGATATGAATTCCACATTATTACTATCTAATAATAGAATGAATATATCAAAGGAAATAACttattgttataaaaatgtaaatacatgtaatgtaaataaattcCCTCAACGTTTGAagaataatgatatatgcataaaaaatatagataacAAAATGGTACATATGGAAGAGGAAAATTGTGAAAGATCGctaatatataataattataatagttttaataaaaatgtcTGCATTCATCagaatatattaagatATATTACTATCAGAGGGAAAGGTTCCCATGATGCAAGAAATGAATTAGAcatttcttatattttaaaaaaggataaaaaagcttgttatattttaaagtgtatgttatattataattttgatgaaaattataaaggCAATTCAAAAGTGcataattattatagtaaagagaatataaataatgatcTTATGAAATtgaatgatataaaaagtgttgtatatataattagTGGTGATATTGttgaatattatttaaaatatgatgaaattaattttataaatgtattaaaaaattcaaagctggttatattttataaatgtaataGTATTGTTAAGGGTAAAATTGTTCGTGCtctaaaaaaatatagtaaggataatatatgttctgttggaaataatataaaggaTATAAGTATGTTTAAAGAGTCtgatatatgtatatttatagataataataataataataataataataatgatagtAATTACAATGTGTGTAAATTATATGCTGATGTggtattaaaaaattttgatGAGTTAGgtaatttcttttttatatatggaaagaaaatatatataaattttattttattaataaaaggCATATATTATAGAGGTATGAGTTTACTTTTCTtacaattttatttttcttacTTTTTTAAGTGTAAAATTTGTATCTTTTcaaatacatttttattaattcattttgtattatttttaatgatGACAAgtatttgtattatttgttctataaaatataatgataaatatgatgatattCTATATGATACTAATAAGAATGTATTAAAtaagaattttttatttaagaACCTGTTAAAAATAGATAATTCTACTCtaatatctttttataaaactTTATTGTTTTGTTTAAATGAATCttgtttaatatttattctaagttattattatttcttaaatataaattatgaaataaatacattaacaactttatttattacacatatattcaaatctttatttctatttattgagacatataattatttaattatatttattataatacatttattatttattattatatatatttgtatattattacttttacataaatatcattttatatactttaatataacaatagaaattataaaaaataatctAATTGTTAATAGTATAATTAATTTTCCATCatgtatgtattatatatatataaaaacaaaaaaaaaatacaacaATATCaacatgaaaaaaaaaattcatattaaataa
- a CDS encoding helicase 45, with protein MSTKEETFNNENDIEGNTEEIVDTFDALGLNEKLLRGIYSYGFEKPSAIQQRGIKPILNGYDTIGQAQSGTGKTATFVISSLQLINYDYVACQALILAPTRELAQQIQKVVLALGDYLKVKCHACVGGTVVREDIDKLKQGVHMVVGTPGRVYDMIDKRHLGVDRLKLFILDEADEMLSRGFKAQIYEVFKKLVPDIQVALFSATMPQEILELTTRFMRDPKTILVKKDELTLEGIRQFYVAVEKEEWKLDTLCDLYETLTITQSIIYCNTRKKVDILTQEMHNRLFTVSCMHGDMDQKDRDLIMREFRSGSTRVLVTTDLLARGIDVQQVSLVINYDLPASPDTYIHRIGRSGRFGRKGVAINFVTNDDKEKDKLKKIESYYSTQIEEMPLE; from the exons ATGAGTACTAAAGAAGAGACTTTTAATAATGAGAACGACATTGAAGGAAATACAGAAGAGATTGTTGATACATTCGACGCTCTTGgattaaatgaaaaactTTTAAGGGGTATATATTCTTATGGTTTTGAAAAGCCATCAGCAATTCAACAAAGAGGTATTAAACCTATTTTGAATGGTTACGATACTATTGGTCAAGCTCAGTCTGGTACAGGAAAAACAGCTACTTTCGTTATTTCCTCATTGCAGTTAATTAATTACGATTATGTTGCATGTCAAGCTTTAATTTTAGCCCCCACTCGTGAGTTAGCTCAACAAATTCAAAAG GTTGTTTTGGCCTTGGGAGATTATTTAAAAGTCAAGTGCCATGCTTGTGTCGGAGGTACCGTTGTAAGAGAAGATATAGATAAACTTAAACAAGGAGTACATATGGTTGTTGGTACCCCAGGTAGAGTTTATGATATGATTGATAAGAGACATTTAGGTGTTGATAGATTAAAGTTATTTATATTAGATGAAGCTGATGAAATGTTATCAAGAGGATTTAAAGCTCAAATATATGAAGTTTTTAAGAAATTAGTACCAGATATTCAAGTTGCTTTATTTTCTGCTACAATGCCACAAGAAATATTAGAATTAACTACTAGGTTTATGAGAGACCCCAAAACTATTTTAGTTAAAAAAGATGAATTGACACTTGAAGGTATTAGGCAGTTCTATGTTGCTGTAGAAAAGGAAGAATGGAAATTAGATACCTTATGTGATTTATATGAAACATTAACCATTACACAatctataatatattgtaacACTAGGAAAAAGGTTGATATATTAACTCAAGAAATGCACAATCGTCTCTTCACTGTATCATGTATGCACGGAGATATGGACCAAAAAGACAGAGATTTAATTATGAGAGAATTCAGATCTGGATCAACAAGAGTTTTAGTAACAACAGATTTGTTAGCAAGAGGTATTGATGTACAACAAGTTTCATTAGTTATCAATTATGATTTACCAGCTTCACCAGATACATATATTCACAG AATTGGTCGTTCTGGAAGATTTGGTCGTAAGGGAGTTGCTATCAACTTTGTTACCAACGATGATAAGGAAAAAGATAAGTTAAAGAAAATCGAATCCTACTATAGTACTCAAATAGAAGAAATGCCCTTAgaa